From one Papilio machaon chromosome 16, ilPapMach1.1, whole genome shotgun sequence genomic stretch:
- the LOC106711145 gene encoding probable cyclin-dependent serine/threonine-protein kinase DDB_G0292550 has product MGGPLIKSLYLFVSIICASNAQNSRLLQAPHNNGHGWDIRLAVPGQPGNDYPTLATIPRTSFSCAGREPGYYADTDTNCQVFRVCTVGATYGFQSFLCPNGTLFNQAVFVCDWWMNVDCKNSDEVLRNKNDQFENLKLGPQLMKDIKNILTHPVRNPFDTNTMKSKLLVMQSYKPPSGQLFPNGALLAPPERAPSHIYIPTKAIQVALRQNEYRPPSESFAASTSNPQYIPPTFSTFSPTTVRNVEILQRQVLNTQNIQNINSQSNSSEQMISNGHAGQVQTQNRYTQSMNNFNNDQTNRQLQRYNNFRNTQRAQSNNEFNYVQTRNSYNTLQATRTFGNNAHQLRNKDKKNNISNNVSLLHPIKQQYTYETSRQPSTQLNQTQTSEKVKQSLALVFSLLTDSINKAKKYNNIIQDNVQTLTTSPPPQFQAVNNEELGRISNTISQLTASQFTNKNFNNANTASVSNTKSQYLSNKDEKLTFLKYMQNLTAQKQNNKLQSKANNKQLNPFIPDSRSNTNTDTPIYSGQLYKYPVPEVTRQIINAPNPAKSNILIQSDIDEVKSQRIVVPKNSITKNIDTSTNINANIFKTQGTINSPLRLEVPSEKPQLKPRNNILTTGTGITAQLRDKIVGTIPHPTDKNKFVTYKKDQSYYLYSNLNDGNSVTNGQAAKQSVKKFPNNNYPDLITFHFIPSENQNEKGSFQNEPQSYQLTELKPIENINNIELTDNNINEDTYSTDLANNIIRPSQKQRESINTLYDGPSSYSAPQLSIGNLISTQESQRNNFNTRVEGLEENNNFSGYLKERPVRQFTFK; this is encoded by the exons TCTCAATCATCTGTGCTAGTAACGCTCAAAACAGTAGATTACTGCAAGCACCACACAACAACGGCCATGGCTGGGACATCCGACTGGCCGTGCCTGGCCAGCCCGGCAACGACTACCCAACATTAGCTACTATACCACGCACCAGCTTTTCTTGCGCCGGAAGGGAACCCG GTTATTATGCTGATACAGACACAAATTGCCAAGTCTTCAGAGTGTGTACAGTTGGAGCTACTTATGGCTTTCAATCATTTCTGTGTCCCAACGGCACTTTATTTAATCAAGCTGTTTTTGTATGTGACTGGTGGATGAATGTTGACTGCAAGAACTCTGATGAAGtacttagaaataaaaacgaccAGTTCGAGAACTTAAAATTAGGACCACAGTTAATGAAGGATATAAAGAACATATTAACACATCCTGTTCGTAATCCCTTCGACACGAATACaatgaaaagtaaattacTAGTGATGCAAAGTTACAAACCTCCTTCAGGACAACTATTCCCAAACGGTGCCTTGCTTGCTCCTCCTGAGAGAGCACCGAGTCATATTTATATTCCAACCAAAGCAATTCAGGTAGCCTTACGACAGAATGAGTATAGGCCACCTTCAGAATCATTTGCTGCCTCAACATCTAATCCACAGTACATTCCTCCCACTTTTAGTACTTTCTCACCAACCACTGTGAGAAATGTCGAAATCTTGCAGCGTCAAGTATTAAATACtcaaaacatacaaaacataaactCTCAAAGTAATTCCAGTGAACAAATGATATCGAATGGTCATGCGGGTCAAGTACAGACACAGAACAGATATACTCAaagtatgaataattttaacaacgaCCAAACAAATCGCCAACTCCAAAGATATAACAATTTCAGAAATACCCAACGTGCTCAATCtaacaatgaatttaattatgttcaaACGAGGAATAGCTACAACACATTACAAGCCACACGGACCTTTGGAAACAATGCTCATCAACTTAGGAATAAAGACAAAAAGAATAACATCAGTAATAACGTGAGTCTATTACATCCAATCAAGCAACAATATACATATGAAACATCTAGACAACCATCCACACAACTTAACCAGACCCAAACAAGTGAAAAAGTGAAGCAGAGCTTG GCTCTAGTATTTTCACTGCTGACAGACTCCATCAACAAAGCAAAGAAatataacaacataattcaaGACAATGTACAAACGCTCACAACATCGCCACCACCTCAATTCCAAGCAGTGAACAACGAGGAATTAGGACGCATTTCAAATACCATTTCTCAGCTGACAGCTTCTCAATTCACGAACAAAAACTTCAATAATGCAAACACTGCATCagtatcaaatacaaaaagtCAATACTTATCAAATAAGGATGAAAAACTCACTTTTCTAAAATACATGCAAAATTTAACAGcgcaaaaacaaaataacaaattgcaATCAAAAGCAAACAACAAACAGTTGAATCCCTTTATACCAGACTCTCGatcaaatacaaatacagATACACCCATATACAGTGgacaattatataaataccCTGTACCAGAAGTGACTCGTCAAATTATTAACGCACCAAATCCTGCGAAatcgaatattttaattcaatctgATATAGACGAGGTCAAATCGCAGCGTATTGTAGTTCCGAAAAATAGTATCACTAAAAACATTGATACATCTACAAATATTAATGCTAACATCTTTAAAACTCAAGGTACTATTAATTCACCTCTGAGATTAGAAGTACCTTCTGAAAAACCACAACTAAAACCTCGGAACAATATCCTTACCACAGGAACCGGTATAACAGCCCAGCTACGAGACAAAATTGTTGGGACAATACCACATCCAAcggacaaaaataaatttgttacgtATAAAAAAGACCAATCCTACTATTTATATTCCAATCTTAACGATGGTAATTCTGTAACAAACGGGCAAGCAGCAAAGCAAAGCGTGAAAAAATTTCCGAACAATAACTATCCCGATCTTATAACTTTTCACTTTATTCCGTCagaaaatcaaaatgaaaaaggATCTTTCCAAAACGAACCACAAAGTTATCAACTCACTGAATTAAAACCTATAGAAAACATCAATAATATAGAATTAACagataataacattaatgaaGACACGTACAGCACGGACTTGGCTAATAATATTATTCGTCCATCTCAAAAACAGCGTGAAAGTATTAACACTTTATATGACGGCCCTTCTTCTTATTCTGCCCCACAGTTATCGATAGGTAACTTAATATCAACACAAGAAAGTCaacgtaataattttaatactagaGTAGAAGGTTTAGaggaaaataataactttagtgGATACTTAAAAGAACGCCCTGTGCGGCAgtttactttcaaataa